The Thermococcus eurythermalis genomic sequence GCGACGCGACGGAGGAAACGGAGATAGCAATCACCCGCTTAGCCCGGAAGCGCTACTCCCCAACGGTCGAGGAGAGGATTGACCCCAAGGGCAACCCCTACTACTGGATTGTCGGCAAACTTGTCCAAGACTTCGAGCCAGGGACAGATGCCTACGCCCTGAAGGTCGAGAGGAAGGTCAGCGTCACGCCGATAAACATAGATATGACTGCGAGGGTGGACTTTGAGGAGCTTGTAAGGGTTCTGTGGGTGTAAAACTTATATTTACATATACGATGAGCAATTGAACTCATTAAATCTAATCTAAACAAGAGTAATGCTATGCTTATTAATTTATGTTCACACAAAGTTTATTAACGTCAATGGAGAATATATCCAACGGTGGTTTCACTTGAAGGAGTGGGTGAACTGAGGCTCTGGAACTCATCTCGTCAAAATAGTCCCCAAGAGGAGGTAAATCCCATGAAACTTCGCTCTCTCCTTTACCCCTTTCTTTTTCCGGCATGGGAGTTCCTGCTGATAGTTTTACTTCCCCCGGACTACTACGTTGGAGCTTCCTGCCTTCAGACTCATCCACATCCAATTTGTAGCTTTCACTTTAGGCCCTCACCAGCGTTTATTCTCCTCGTGATAGCGCCGTTTATAGTCTCAATCCTCCTCGGCCTGTGGAAGAAATGGGATGAACCCATAGCGTTTGGAATCCCTGCGCTTGCCGTTGTCTTAGTAACTCTCCTACTCCTGTATATCTTCGAAAAGTCTTGGATTCCCTTTACCGGAGCGGGAATCGCCTCGGTGGTTTTGTATGGTGGCCTCTACAGAAGAATAAACTGTTCCGCAAAAGGAAGGGAAAAATGGGTGTGGCTAACCGTGTCACTCATAATCTCGTTTATCCTCTGCATTATGGTTTGGAGTGGAATATCTGGTGCAGTATAAAATCACAAATCTCAACTCGGGAGGAGATGAGTCAGAGTAATGCCGATAAACATAGATATGACGGCGAAGGTGGACTTTGAGGAGCTTATAAGGGTCCTGTGGGTGTAAAACTTATATGTACAAGGAGAAAAGAATAGTCTCGTGGCCCCTCATGCACAGCTACGACGCACAGCCAACATGCACATGGGGTTTGTGCACATTGTTTTATGCACCGTATATACATGAGGATGATGTCATTGAAGAAGTTGATAACCACAGACCTGTACTACTCCAGTTAGACAATGGAGGCAGTGTAGTAGATAAACAAAAATCATACGACGACCATAGTGTTGTCATAGTTGGATACGTTGGAAACAGCCACACCATAGATTACGTAGTGATTCATGATGGATGGGACATGTACGAGCACTATTTGGCGTGGGGTAACTGGGGCTCAGATACATACTTAGTGAAAATTACTCCAAAACAGGGGTGAGCCCGATGAAGCTCCGCTCGCTCCTCTATCCTTTCCTCTTTCCCGCATGGGAGTTCCTGCTAATGATTCTGCTTCCCTCAGAATATTACGTTGGAGCTTCTTGCCTTCAGACGCACCCATACCCCATTTGTGACTTTCACTTTAGTCCATCGCTGGCTTTCGTTGTTCTCGTGATGGCACCGTTCATGGCCTCAATCCTCCTCGGCCTCTGGAAGAAATGGAGTGAGTTCATAGCGTTTGGAACATCTTCACTTGCCGTTGTCTTAGTAACTCTGCTCCTTCTTTATCTCTTAGAAAAGTCACCGGTACCCCCCATAGGGGCAGGAATCACCTCGGCGATACTATACATTGGCGTCAGCAGGGGGAAACTACCCCACAGAAGGCGGGGGAGAAATGGATATGAGCAACCATGTCACTTATAGCTTCAATTATCCTCTGTATCATGGTGTGGAACGGCATTTCCGTCAAAGTATAAGGTATGGGAGTGAGCTTATGGAACTAAAAAACCTCCTTCTCCACCTTTCTGTTATTGCTTTCTCAACGGCCTGGGAACTTATGCTTGCCTACAATAGT encodes the following:
- a CDS encoding C39 family peptidase, whose protein sequence is MYKEKRIVSWPLMHSYDAQPTCTWGLCTLFYAPYIHEDDVIEEVDNHRPVLLQLDNGGSVVDKQKSYDDHSVVIVGYVGNSHTIDYVVIHDGWDMYEHYLAWGNWGSDTYLVKITPKQG